One window of Brucella pseudogrignonensis genomic DNA carries:
- a CDS encoding tautomerase family protein — MPLMKFHIYVGWPKEEITKLLDVAHEAMVRSFNVPLRDRYQILNTYSSETMIVQDTGLEIPRTDRFVLVEVVSRARTTEQKQTFYSNLCKDLLEKCGISSTDVMISVVENSDADWSFGHGRAQFLTNEL; from the coding sequence ATGCCTCTCATGAAATTCCATATTTATGTCGGCTGGCCAAAGGAAGAAATCACGAAGCTCTTAGACGTAGCGCATGAGGCCATGGTACGTTCGTTTAATGTGCCGCTGCGCGATCGCTATCAGATACTCAACACCTATTCGTCTGAGACGATGATCGTCCAGGATACTGGTCTCGAAATTCCCAGAACTGACCGGTTCGTCCTGGTCGAGGTAGTGTCGCGAGCCAGAACAACGGAGCAGAAGCAGACATTCTATTCCAACTTGTGTAAGGACTTGCTCGAAAAGTGTGGCATTTCATCTACGGACGTCATGATTTCCGTGGTGGAGAATTCCGATGCGGACTGGTCGTTTGGTCACGGACGCGCGCAGTTTCTGACCAATGAACTATAG
- a CDS encoding ABC transporter ATP-binding protein, with amino-acid sequence MNCLIHDADNPPVLAVKNLRTSFLINEAWSPVVKDISFDVPQGKTVAIVGESGSGKSVTSLSIMRLLDAAKSKTVGSVKLEGKELLSLGEEDMRQTRGQKLAMIFQEPMTSLNPIFSIGHQISEAMLCHGDMSPSAAKEEAIRLLEKVRIANAVNRYDEFPHQFSGGMRQRVMIAMALAAKPRLLIADEPTTALDVTIQGQILDLMRMLQEENGTSILFITHDMGVVAEIADKTLVMYKGQIVEEGSSSDLFSRPRHPYSKALLSAVPRLGAMTGKPTPAHFPLLHSEAADIVAPYHHTPRPTKVLEVNDLVTRFAVRSGFFNRISGIVHAVQDVSFDIREGETLSLVGESGCGKSTTGRSILRMIEPSAGKVTLDGYDVLDLDKENTRAMRRSAQMIFQDPFASFNPRLRIETAVCEPFLEHALGTKNQAREKAAMLMERVGLSPDMLRRFPHEFSGGQRQRISIARALMVDPKLIVADECVSALDVSIKAQVCNLLLELQQNYNLAFLFISHDMAVVERMSHRVAVMRLGEIMEIGTRQAVFENPQHEYTKTLMSAAPVPDPDRRPRRRDLSTDELKNPIRPPNYSPPKRQYRSAGQDHLVTVN; translated from the coding sequence ATGAACTGTCTAATCCACGACGCCGACAATCCACCTGTTCTGGCCGTAAAAAATCTTCGAACGTCATTTTTGATCAACGAGGCATGGAGTCCCGTCGTCAAGGACATCAGTTTCGATGTCCCACAAGGCAAAACGGTCGCAATCGTGGGCGAGTCTGGGTCAGGCAAGAGCGTCACCTCTCTGTCGATTATGCGATTGCTTGATGCGGCAAAATCCAAAACGGTGGGATCCGTCAAATTGGAGGGGAAGGAGCTTCTCTCGCTTGGAGAGGAAGACATGCGCCAGACCCGCGGTCAAAAGCTGGCAATGATTTTCCAGGAGCCGATGACGAGCCTTAATCCGATTTTCTCAATCGGCCACCAGATTTCAGAGGCGATGTTGTGTCATGGCGACATGTCACCGTCGGCAGCGAAAGAAGAGGCGATCCGGTTGCTGGAAAAGGTTCGCATCGCCAACGCAGTGAATCGCTACGACGAATTTCCACATCAGTTTTCGGGCGGGATGCGCCAGCGTGTTATGATTGCCATGGCGCTCGCTGCCAAACCGAGGCTACTGATTGCCGATGAGCCAACCACCGCGCTCGACGTTACCATCCAGGGTCAGATCCTCGACCTGATGCGGATGCTTCAGGAAGAGAACGGGACCTCAATTCTATTCATCACCCACGACATGGGTGTAGTGGCGGAAATCGCCGACAAGACGCTCGTGATGTATAAAGGTCAGATCGTCGAGGAAGGTTCTTCGTCCGATCTGTTTTCCAGGCCACGACATCCCTATTCAAAAGCGCTTTTATCGGCCGTTCCCCGACTGGGGGCGATGACGGGCAAGCCTACGCCGGCCCACTTCCCGCTACTTCATTCAGAAGCAGCTGATATTGTGGCGCCCTACCATCATACTCCTCGGCCAACCAAGGTTTTGGAAGTGAATGATCTGGTAACCAGATTCGCGGTCCGGTCGGGATTTTTCAACCGAATTTCCGGGATAGTGCATGCAGTTCAAGACGTCAGCTTCGACATTCGCGAAGGGGAAACACTCTCGCTTGTCGGGGAGTCCGGGTGTGGGAAATCGACTACGGGACGCTCTATTCTTCGTATGATTGAGCCAAGTGCGGGTAAAGTTACCCTTGACGGGTATGATGTCCTCGATCTCGACAAGGAGAACACACGGGCAATGCGCCGAAGCGCACAGATGATATTCCAGGATCCGTTCGCCTCCTTTAACCCGCGGCTTAGAATTGAAACGGCTGTGTGTGAACCGTTCCTTGAGCATGCTTTAGGAACAAAGAACCAGGCCCGGGAAAAAGCGGCAATGCTGATGGAACGCGTCGGACTTTCTCCCGACATGCTCCGACGCTTTCCCCATGAGTTCTCCGGCGGCCAGCGGCAACGCATATCAATCGCGCGAGCTCTGATGGTCGACCCCAAGCTGATCGTGGCGGACGAGTGTGTTTCTGCACTTGACGTGTCGATCAAGGCGCAGGTCTGCAATCTGCTGCTCGAACTGCAACAGAATTACAATCTGGCGTTTCTGTTCATATCCCACGATATGGCCGTCGTTGAACGAATGAGTCACCGGGTCGCCGTCATGCGTCTAGGCGAAATCATGGAGATTGGGACAAGGCAGGCCGTCTTCGAAAATCCTCAACATGAATATACAAAGACATTGATGTCCGCAGCTCCCGTCCCTGATCCCGACCGACGACCGCGAAGGCGTGATCTTTCGACGGACGAACTCAAAAATCCGATTCGTCCGCCGAATTATTCTCCACCGAAGCGTCAATATCGAAGTGCCGGTCAAGATCATCTCGTGACTGTCAACTGA
- a CDS encoding ABC transporter substrate-binding protein, which yields MKRRDVLKGIGGVLSLAATGVSLPAISRAQGTNVLKFVPQADLAVIDPIMSAAFVTRNHAAMVFDSLWGVDSNFNPKPQMAAGHVIENDDKTWRVTLRDSLKFHDDTPVLARDAVASVKRWMARDSWGKDVAVLVDEISATSDKELVFKLKRPYRLLADALGKPGGSMPAIMPERLAETDPAKAVAEIVGSGPFKYLMSERVAGSRNVYEKFAGYVPRQEQADFTSGGKVAHFDRVEWITMPDAATAAAALQNGEVDWWEQPTADLLPIFKDNTDFVTEVVDPGGLLMMIRMNHLQPPFNNPAIRRAILGAIKQSDYLIAAMGVDPTMWIDNVGFFQPQSNLASNVNLDVFAGDRNFEKSKADLAAAGYNGERVVLLVPTDFPVLNAMSEVAADMLRKIGMNVDFQAMDWGTQVQRLNSKEPVENGGWSLWCNYASGAAAMTPAAHTYLRATGDGSIWGWPGSTKIEDLRSKWIDSPDLAQQQEICRQLQKAAFEDLPYIPLGIGLQSTTYSKTLQNMLKGFPIFYNVRRA from the coding sequence ATGAAGAGACGTGATGTTCTTAAAGGTATCGGCGGCGTGCTTTCACTCGCTGCAACCGGTGTTTCGCTTCCTGCAATCTCGCGCGCTCAGGGCACCAACGTCCTGAAATTCGTCCCACAGGCGGATTTGGCTGTCATCGACCCGATCATGTCAGCCGCTTTCGTGACCAGAAACCATGCCGCCATGGTTTTCGACAGCCTGTGGGGCGTCGACAGCAACTTTAATCCCAAACCTCAGATGGCCGCCGGCCACGTTATTGAGAACGACGACAAAACCTGGCGTGTTACGCTGCGCGACAGTCTCAAGTTTCATGACGATACACCGGTCCTCGCCCGCGATGCGGTGGCGAGCGTCAAGCGGTGGATGGCAAGGGATTCCTGGGGCAAGGATGTCGCCGTTTTGGTCGACGAAATTTCCGCTACTTCCGATAAGGAACTTGTGTTCAAACTCAAGCGACCCTATCGATTGCTTGCTGATGCGCTCGGAAAACCGGGGGGCAGCATGCCTGCGATCATGCCAGAGCGTCTGGCAGAGACCGATCCCGCAAAGGCGGTCGCCGAAATTGTCGGAAGCGGCCCGTTCAAATATCTCATGTCCGAGCGCGTCGCAGGATCGCGCAACGTCTACGAGAAATTTGCCGGCTATGTGCCGCGTCAGGAACAGGCTGACTTCACCTCAGGCGGCAAGGTTGCACATTTCGATCGCGTCGAATGGATTACGATGCCTGACGCTGCAACTGCTGCAGCTGCCCTTCAGAATGGCGAAGTCGACTGGTGGGAACAGCCGACGGCGGACCTTCTGCCGATATTCAAGGATAACACCGATTTCGTCACCGAGGTCGTCGATCCCGGCGGTCTCCTCATGATGATCCGCATGAATCATCTTCAGCCTCCATTCAACAACCCTGCTATTCGGCGCGCCATACTGGGCGCTATTAAACAGAGCGACTACCTTATTGCAGCCATGGGGGTTGATCCCACCATGTGGATTGACAATGTCGGCTTCTTCCAGCCCCAGTCAAACCTTGCCAGTAATGTCAATCTCGACGTTTTTGCAGGCGATCGAAATTTTGAGAAGAGCAAGGCCGATCTGGCAGCCGCTGGCTACAACGGTGAAAGGGTCGTCCTGCTTGTACCGACAGATTTCCCGGTTCTGAATGCCATGAGCGAAGTCGCCGCCGATATGCTGCGCAAAATCGGCATGAACGTCGACTTCCAAGCCATGGATTGGGGCACCCAGGTGCAGCGCCTTAATTCCAAAGAACCGGTAGAGAACGGGGGCTGGTCGCTCTGGTGCAACTACGCTTCTGGTGCTGCAGCGATGACACCTGCGGCGCATACCTATCTACGTGCGACAGGCGATGGATCGATCTGGGGTTGGCCAGGATCAACGAAAATCGAAGATCTGCGCAGTAAATGGATTGATTCTCCCGATCTCGCGCAGCAGCAGGAGATTTGTCGCCAACTGCAGAAAGCGGCTTTCGAGGATCTCCCCTACATTCCTCTTGGCATTGGTCTGCAGTCGACGACTTACTCGAAAACCCTGCAGAACATGCTCAAGGGCTTTCCGATCTTTTACAATGTTCGCCGGGCGTGA
- a CDS encoding ABC transporter permease, with the protein MAAFIARRIIGTIPVMLFVAFLVFSLLYLAPGDPAAVIAGDAATPEDVARIRQTLGLDQPFFVQFSGWLWRVLHGDLGVSIFAQAPVTQLIFQRLEPTLSLMVITLVISISVAVPLGVLAAWKAGTLIDRIIMSFAILGFSVPVFVIGYLLSYVFALELRWLPVQGYKPIANGFGPWLAGLILPSIALGSVYIALIARVTRAATIEVLSQDYIRTARAKGVRQRTILFAHALRNAAVPVITVIGIGIALLIGGAVVVESVFAIPGIGRLTVDAILRRDYPIIQGVVLFFSFVYVIVNLLVDLAYSVVDPRIRY; encoded by the coding sequence ATGGCGGCCTTCATCGCGCGACGCATCATCGGGACGATCCCGGTGATGCTATTTGTCGCCTTTCTTGTATTCAGCCTGCTTTATCTGGCACCCGGTGATCCGGCGGCCGTGATCGCAGGCGACGCAGCAACGCCAGAAGATGTTGCCCGAATCCGGCAAACGCTCGGACTTGATCAGCCATTTTTCGTGCAGTTCTCCGGGTGGCTTTGGCGGGTCCTTCACGGCGATCTGGGCGTATCGATTTTTGCCCAGGCGCCGGTCACTCAACTGATCTTTCAGCGTCTGGAGCCAACGTTGTCACTGATGGTCATCACATTGGTCATCTCGATCTCTGTCGCTGTTCCACTTGGTGTTCTGGCGGCCTGGAAAGCCGGTACGCTTATCGACCGAATCATCATGAGCTTTGCTATTCTGGGGTTTTCTGTCCCGGTCTTCGTGATCGGATATCTGTTGTCCTACGTCTTTGCACTCGAACTTCGATGGTTACCGGTCCAGGGCTACAAACCGATTGCCAACGGCTTCGGCCCCTGGCTCGCAGGACTCATTCTACCAAGCATAGCGCTCGGAAGCGTCTACATTGCCCTCATCGCCAGAGTAACACGAGCAGCAACGATCGAGGTTCTGTCGCAAGACTACATCCGCACCGCGAGAGCAAAAGGCGTTCGACAGCGAACAATACTCTTCGCGCACGCCCTCAGAAATGCGGCTGTTCCTGTCATTACGGTTATCGGCATCGGAATTGCACTCCTGATCGGAGGCGCAGTGGTAGTCGAAAGCGTATTCGCGATCCCAGGTATCGGCCGACTTACCGTTGATGCCATTCTTCGTCGCGACTACCCGATCATCCAGGGCGTCGTCCTGTTCTTCAGCTTCGTCTACGTCATCGTCAACCTGCTGGTGGACCTTGCCTACAGCGTCGTAGATCCGAGGATACGATATTGA
- a CDS encoding ABC transporter permease, with product MFDDTPVARAGRLAAFRRRSDFIGKASRNPMMFLGSTILLLLLFMALLAPYLGTVDPSAISPADRTREPSSAHWFGTDMLGRDLYSRVIYGARISLLVGFTVAIVASAIGLAIGLVSGFMRRVDGLVMRLMDGVMSVPPILLAIALMALTRGSVYNVIIAISIAEVPRVARLVRGVVLSLREATYVEAALAGGSRTSTILLRHILPNTLAPMTVQATYICASAMVIESILSFIGAGTPPTIPSWGNIMAEGRALWQVKPYIVLFPAAFLSLTVLAVNLLGDGLRDAIDPRMASRT from the coding sequence GTGTTCGACGATACACCGGTTGCCCGAGCAGGTCGTCTTGCCGCGTTCCGACGACGGTCGGACTTCATCGGCAAGGCATCTCGGAATCCGATGATGTTTCTCGGCAGCACAATTCTTCTTCTGCTGTTGTTCATGGCCCTGCTTGCGCCTTATCTCGGCACTGTGGATCCGAGCGCTATCTCGCCTGCCGATCGAACGCGAGAGCCTTCGTCGGCTCACTGGTTCGGCACCGACATGCTAGGCCGTGATCTTTATTCACGCGTGATCTACGGAGCTCGCATCTCGCTCCTGGTCGGGTTTACTGTGGCGATTGTCGCCTCAGCCATAGGTCTGGCGATCGGACTTGTTTCAGGCTTCATGCGTCGTGTGGACGGTCTCGTCATGCGCCTCATGGACGGCGTCATGTCTGTGCCACCGATCCTGCTTGCAATCGCTCTGATGGCACTCACGCGCGGTAGTGTCTATAACGTCATCATCGCAATTTCGATCGCGGAGGTTCCGCGCGTTGCCCGCCTCGTCCGGGGCGTCGTTCTATCCTTGCGGGAAGCCACATATGTTGAGGCTGCGCTTGCAGGCGGGTCGCGCACCTCGACGATACTCCTGCGGCACATCCTTCCCAATACACTCGCGCCAATGACTGTGCAGGCCACATACATTTGCGCCAGCGCCATGGTGATCGAGTCAATCCTCTCCTTCATTGGTGCAGGCACTCCACCCACGATCCCCTCCTGGGGCAATATCATGGCGGAGGGCCGCGCCCTCTGGCAGGTGAAACCCTACATCGTTCTGTTCCCCGCTGCCTTTCTGTCATTGACCGTGCTTGCCGTGAACCTGCTGGGCGACGGCCTGCGTGACGCGATCGATCCACGCATGGCAAGCAGAACCTGA
- a CDS encoding amidase, translating into MNNLCDLTASELLPLYATRQVSPVDVTKAVLKRAHEIQGELNPFCHIDDEGALVQARLSEKAWMAGDSVRALEGIPVSIKDVVAVRGWQLGRGSLLSDRNPPAPADAPSVERLRNAGAVLFASTTTCEGGWKAVTDSRRTGITRNPYDASLTPGGSSGGAAAAVASGAGPLALGTDGGGSVRIPASFTGIFGLKPQYGRVPQFPLGPHYGNLSHQGPVTRSVQDAALILKVLDGTHSLDPDTIPAIDGGRYNELSNPIAGMRIAVTRDFGFMPTDIAIGRLIGQTADVLRQLGAVVEELPAFEDWRPAYRSIWSVGAYQSLRRLSRDDRALVDQGFVAVADQGAKVPLEEYLDAQMHRIGLRTAMNRVYENFDVILSPAVAVLPFAAGVTVPNDAFADWLDWAGHSLAFNLTGQPAASVPIGFVNGLPVGGQIIGRVFDDISVLRVAAAIEAAFPDARNKPTMLMKKFADPKEVA; encoded by the coding sequence TTGAATAATCTATGCGATCTTACCGCATCCGAATTGCTGCCACTCTACGCGACACGTCAGGTATCGCCCGTAGATGTGACCAAAGCGGTTCTCAAACGTGCCCATGAAATTCAGGGCGAACTTAATCCCTTTTGCCATATCGACGACGAAGGTGCCCTGGTGCAGGCACGCCTTTCTGAAAAGGCCTGGATGGCTGGCGACAGCGTCCGAGCCTTGGAGGGCATTCCCGTTTCGATCAAGGATGTCGTAGCCGTGAGGGGCTGGCAACTCGGTCGAGGCTCGCTTCTATCAGATCGCAACCCGCCTGCACCGGCAGACGCACCGAGTGTCGAGCGGTTGCGAAACGCTGGCGCCGTTCTCTTTGCCAGCACTACAACATGCGAGGGTGGCTGGAAGGCCGTGACGGATAGCCGCCGAACCGGCATTACCAGAAACCCCTATGACGCGTCGCTTACGCCAGGAGGGAGCAGCGGTGGGGCCGCGGCAGCTGTCGCAAGCGGAGCGGGGCCGCTGGCGCTCGGCACCGATGGCGGCGGCTCCGTACGCATTCCCGCAAGTTTTACCGGCATCTTCGGATTGAAGCCGCAATATGGTCGCGTGCCTCAGTTCCCGCTCGGTCCTCACTACGGCAACCTCTCTCATCAAGGGCCAGTGACGCGCAGCGTGCAAGACGCCGCCTTGATACTGAAGGTCCTGGACGGTACCCATAGCCTCGATCCTGACACGATCCCTGCCATTGATGGCGGCCGCTATAATGAGCTATCCAACCCGATTGCAGGAATGCGCATCGCGGTAACGAGAGATTTCGGCTTTATGCCAACGGATATCGCGATCGGCCGCTTAATTGGGCAAACCGCCGACGTGTTGCGCCAACTTGGTGCCGTCGTAGAAGAATTGCCCGCCTTCGAGGACTGGCGTCCTGCTTACCGGAGCATATGGAGCGTCGGCGCATATCAGTCCCTTCGTCGACTGTCTCGGGACGACCGGGCCCTTGTCGACCAAGGGTTTGTGGCTGTTGCTGACCAAGGTGCAAAGGTGCCTTTGGAGGAATATCTTGATGCCCAGATGCATCGGATTGGCCTTCGCACGGCGATGAACCGTGTTTATGAGAATTTTGATGTGATCCTCTCGCCGGCCGTCGCGGTTCTTCCGTTTGCCGCCGGGGTTACGGTCCCGAACGACGCGTTCGCTGATTGGCTGGATTGGGCCGGACACTCCCTCGCCTTCAACTTAACTGGCCAGCCCGCGGCATCGGTGCCAATCGGTTTCGTTAACGGCTTGCCAGTCGGCGGTCAGATCATCGGTCGTGTTTTTGATGACATTTCGGTATTAAGGGTTGCTGCAGCGATCGAAGCTGCATTCCCGGATGCGCGCAATAAACCGACGATGCTTATGAAAAAGTTCGCGGACCCAAAGGAGGTCGCATAA
- a CDS encoding GntR family transcriptional regulator — MEKTTIGVQAKLFSREPLGAKMQHIFDNAKIDVRLPKSDQLYEHLRAAIISMKLVPGEALPEKELCAHFGVSKTPFRDALKKLVDESLVTIVPSGGTFVNKMVLREVLEGQMVRETLEMKMVRLAARNYDPSFDKKFELQLFTQELAARNPNIDDFFALDNEFHRLICLCAGFPKIWQTIHYATGQLDRVRRHSYTMKSHFDDVSREHQEIYAAIKAGDEAAAAAAFQIQLDAVIPVFEQLRQEASDIIDDSAGIRVEQIR, encoded by the coding sequence TTGGAGAAAACGACGATAGGCGTACAAGCCAAGCTCTTTTCCAGGGAGCCTCTGGGAGCGAAGATGCAACACATATTCGATAACGCTAAAATTGACGTCCGCCTTCCTAAATCGGATCAGCTTTATGAGCATCTGCGCGCTGCGATCATCTCGATGAAGCTGGTCCCAGGAGAAGCGTTGCCGGAGAAGGAGCTTTGTGCGCATTTCGGGGTTTCGAAGACCCCTTTTCGAGATGCGCTAAAGAAGCTCGTGGACGAAAGTCTCGTCACCATCGTTCCAAGCGGAGGTACGTTCGTCAACAAAATGGTCCTGCGCGAAGTGCTCGAGGGACAAATGGTGCGCGAGACCCTCGAAATGAAGATGGTCCGTTTGGCGGCGCGCAACTACGATCCGTCGTTCGACAAAAAGTTCGAGCTACAGCTTTTCACTCAGGAACTGGCGGCCCGCAACCCGAACATTGATGATTTTTTTGCGCTGGACAATGAATTTCACAGGCTGATCTGCCTCTGCGCCGGATTTCCGAAGATTTGGCAAACAATCCACTACGCAACCGGTCAGCTTGATCGGGTACGTCGACACTCCTACACGATGAAATCGCACTTCGACGACGTTTCGAGAGAGCATCAGGAAATCTATGCCGCCATTAAGGCGGGCGACGAAGCAGCTGCCGCTGCAGCGTTCCAGATTCAACTTGATGCCGTGATCCCCGTCTTCGAGCAACTCCGTCAAGAGGCTTCCGACATTATCGACGATTCTGCAGGCATCCGCGTCGAACAGATTAGATAA
- a CDS encoding GntR family transcriptional regulator, with protein sequence MDQVALFSPNQLDARGSKSAQVYELLRNAIISLQLQPESAINEKEICAQLGISRTPLREAILQLANESLVKIAPSDGTFVNKIVVREVLQGQLVRDTIEMRLTRLAARNFRFEFEKDFELALFKQHAAAKRRDVDEFFALDNEFHKLICSCAGFPDAWMTIHNATGQLDRVRRQAFPLEGHYDVVYEEHSQMYEALKINDEDGVAAIFQVQLDSTFSSIDILLDKRPDLLAGETDIGIKDIR encoded by the coding sequence ATGGACCAAGTAGCATTGTTTAGTCCGAATCAGTTGGACGCCAGAGGTTCCAAGTCCGCACAGGTGTATGAGCTGTTGCGGAATGCGATCATTTCACTGCAACTTCAGCCCGAGAGTGCAATCAACGAGAAAGAGATCTGTGCCCAACTCGGGATTTCGCGTACTCCGCTTCGTGAAGCCATTCTTCAGCTCGCAAACGAGAGCTTGGTCAAAATCGCGCCCAGCGACGGTACGTTCGTCAACAAGATCGTGGTCCGCGAGGTTTTGCAAGGACAACTTGTTCGCGACACGATCGAAATGCGCCTTACCCGCCTCGCTGCGAGGAATTTTCGCTTTGAGTTCGAAAAGGATTTCGAACTAGCATTGTTCAAGCAGCACGCAGCAGCAAAGCGCCGCGACGTCGACGAGTTCTTTGCGCTGGATAATGAATTTCACAAGCTGATCTGCTCCTGCGCGGGTTTTCCCGATGCGTGGATGACCATCCACAACGCGACCGGTCAGCTCGACCGGGTTCGTCGGCAAGCGTTCCCGTTGGAGGGACACTACGATGTCGTCTACGAAGAGCACAGCCAGATGTACGAGGCGTTGAAGATCAACGACGAGGATGGCGTCGCTGCGATATTCCAAGTGCAGCTGGACAGCACCTTCTCGTCAATCGACATCCTTCTCGACAAAAGGCCCGATCTTCTTGCAGGGGAAACCGACATAGGGATCAAAGATATCAGATAG
- a CDS encoding mandelate racemase/muconate lactonizing enzyme family protein, with protein sequence MRPIAPIERLECRQIRWPMPEPLANSISVFRERATVVVSITSGGVTGWGECWAEPVASQTIIETKFAPVVLGADASTPKVIWDAMMNRLGRDRSGITHMAASAIDMAVWDLSARLDGVSLARKLGGALNDRLPTYASGPFLKVKDDPYSDMIAEIESYLERGFKSLKLRLGKTVKQDLNAVASIRKRFGEVPLMVDFNQGLSRLEARLAVKELADYGIRFVEEPLQADDIDGYRDLAQFSSIPIAGGESLAGIRRFKDFISSGALQIVQPDVAHCGGVTEYQRIVSLGEAFGVDVIPHVWSSVIIHAASLQLASMTPARHGYDLDFPLFEIDPTPNRLLDIFGAVQPGNDGSIEVPDLPGIGLALNHDILKPFTISHVEM encoded by the coding sequence ATGCGTCCTATTGCGCCGATCGAACGGCTGGAATGCCGACAGATTCGTTGGCCTATGCCAGAGCCGCTCGCAAACTCAATCTCCGTTTTCCGGGAGCGGGCGACGGTTGTCGTGTCAATCACCTCTGGAGGCGTGACAGGCTGGGGTGAATGTTGGGCGGAGCCCGTTGCATCCCAAACGATCATCGAAACAAAGTTCGCACCCGTTGTGCTGGGCGCCGACGCATCGACCCCAAAGGTCATCTGGGACGCCATGATGAACCGCCTGGGCCGCGACCGTAGCGGCATAACCCACATGGCGGCATCGGCGATCGATATGGCAGTCTGGGACCTCAGTGCCCGACTTGACGGAGTAAGCCTAGCAAGAAAGCTTGGCGGGGCTCTTAACGATCGATTGCCGACCTACGCCAGCGGACCGTTTCTTAAAGTCAAGGACGACCCGTATTCTGATATGATCGCCGAGATCGAGAGCTATCTCGAACGCGGGTTCAAATCTCTAAAGCTGCGACTCGGAAAAACAGTCAAACAAGACCTGAATGCGGTCGCGTCAATTCGAAAGCGGTTCGGGGAAGTCCCTTTGATGGTCGACTTCAACCAAGGTCTGTCAAGGCTCGAGGCGCGCCTAGCGGTGAAGGAGCTAGCAGATTATGGTATCCGTTTCGTCGAAGAACCGCTTCAGGCGGATGACATTGATGGATATCGCGACCTCGCGCAATTCAGCTCAATCCCTATTGCCGGTGGGGAATCACTGGCCGGCATCCGCCGCTTCAAAGACTTCATTTCAAGCGGCGCTCTCCAGATCGTTCAGCCTGATGTCGCTCACTGCGGCGGCGTCACAGAATATCAGCGCATCGTCAGTCTCGGCGAGGCCTTCGGCGTCGACGTGATACCCCATGTCTGGAGTTCCGTCATCATCCACGCAGCATCACTCCAACTTGCGTCCATGACTCCAGCTCGGCATGGCTACGACCTCGACTTCCCCCTGTTCGAGATCGACCCGACACCAAACCGCCTACTGGACATTTTCGGCGCTGTCCAACCGGGGAACGACGGAAGTATCGAGGTTCCCGATCTACCCGGTATCGGACTAGCGCTCAATCACGATATCCTGAAGCCATTCACTATTTCCCACGTCGAGATGTAA
- a CDS encoding shikimate dehydrogenase encodes MSTTIDSSTRVHFLIGDPIAQVIGPTLISERMSQNRYNGLMLPLHVAAEDLEQVLTGFDSIQNLDSVLITVPHKIACVANCTSLSSRAQKLGAINVMRRDGNGGWYGDNFDGPGFVHGLTNCGHDIKGKKAFMAGAGGAGSSIAVSMLDSGLDTLTIFDIKTEVAEGLVGRLLDFYPRRVVHAKEQPELSQFQIVINATSTGLRVGDPLPMSLETLKSGTLVADVITNPAVTPFMAAAEKLGAITHSGTEMLDGQLELLYRFVTGETVE; translated from the coding sequence ATGAGCACCACCATCGACAGCTCCACGAGAGTTCACTTTCTGATAGGCGATCCCATAGCGCAGGTAATCGGGCCGACGCTCATTTCCGAACGTATGTCTCAGAACCGCTACAATGGCCTCATGCTGCCTCTCCATGTCGCCGCAGAGGATCTGGAGCAGGTGTTGACCGGCTTCGATTCGATCCAGAATCTCGATAGCGTCCTCATCACGGTGCCCCACAAAATCGCCTGCGTGGCAAATTGCACGTCGCTGTCGTCCCGTGCGCAGAAGCTTGGCGCTATAAACGTTATGAGGCGGGACGGGAACGGCGGTTGGTACGGAGACAATTTTGACGGACCTGGCTTCGTACACGGACTGACTAACTGCGGTCACGACATCAAAGGGAAGAAGGCATTCATGGCCGGGGCCGGAGGGGCAGGTTCGTCGATCGCAGTGAGCATGCTGGACAGCGGCCTGGATACGCTCACGATCTTTGACATCAAAACAGAGGTTGCGGAAGGACTCGTGGGTCGGCTTCTCGACTTCTATCCACGCCGCGTCGTGCACGCCAAAGAGCAGCCGGAACTGTCGCAGTTCCAGATCGTCATCAATGCGACCTCGACAGGCCTTCGAGTTGGCGACCCTCTCCCGATGAGCCTTGAAACCCTGAAATCGGGAACGCTCGTGGCCGACGTAATAACGAACCCTGCCGTGACGCCGTTTATGGCAGCGGCCGAGAAGCTGGGCGCCATCACCCACTCCGGAACGGAGATGCTCGATGGACAGCTTGAACTCCTCTATCGTTTCGTGACCGGCGAGACCGTGGAATAA